A region from the Indicator indicator isolate 239-I01 chromosome 4, UM_Iind_1.1, whole genome shotgun sequence genome encodes:
- the DEGS2 gene encoding sphingolipid delta(4)-desaturase/C4-monooxygenase DES2, producing MGNHVTRDDFEWVYTEQPHTQRRKEILAKYPEIKTLMGPDPHLKWIVSGMVFMQFQACYMIKELSWKWIFFWAYAFGGCINHSLSLAIHDISHNVAFGNKQAKWNRWFAVFANLPIGIPYSASFKKYHIDHHRYLGGDSLDVDIPTDFEGWFFCTPLRKLLWLFLQPLFYSLRPLYVNPKAVTQMEIFNALIQFSIDLIIYYLWGLKPIIYLIAGTILCMGIHPISGHFIAEHYMFLKGYETYSYYGPLNWLTFNVGYHMEHHDFPSIPGCRLPMVKKIAAEYYDNLPHHQSWIRVLWDFVFDDTIGPYSRVKRLCKLAKES from the exons CAAAGTATCCAGAGATAAAGACTCTAATGGGACCAGATCCACACTTAAAGTGGATTGTATCTGGAATGGTTTTCATGCAGTTTCAAGCATGCTACATGATAAAAGAATTATCTTGGAAATGGATTTTCTTCTGGGCTTATGCTTTTGGGGGTTGCATCAACCATTCGCTGTCCCTAGCCATCCATGACATTTCACACAATGTCGCCTTTGGGAACAAGCAGGCCAAGTGGAACCGATGGTTTGCAGTCTTTGCCAACTTGCCGATTGGCATCCCTTATTCTGCCTCCTTCAAGAAATACCACATTGACCATCATCGATACCTTGGTGGGGACAGCCTGGATGTGGACATTCCAACAGACTTTGAAGGCTGGTTCTTCTGTACACCACTTCGGAAACTGCTTTGGCTTTTCCTCCAACCTCTGTTCTACAGTTTGAGACCACTGTATGTGAACCCTAAGGCAGTAACACAGATGGAAATTTTTAATGCTCTCATCCAGTTTTCTATAGACCTTATAATCTACTACCTTTGGGGGCTCAAACCTATTATTTACTTAATAGCAGGTACAATTCTTTGCATGGGTATACACCCCATTTCTGGGCACTTCATAGCAGAACACTACATGTTCTTAAAAGGGTATGAGACTTACTCTTATTACGGACCTCTGAACTGGCTCACCTTTAATGTAGGCTACCACATGGAGCATCATGACTTCCCCAGCATTCCTGGATGCAGGTTGCCAATG GTGAAGAAGATTGCAGCAGAATATTACGATAACCTCCCACATCACCAGTCCTGGATTCGAGTTCTGTGGGACTTTGTTTTTGATGACACTATTGGCCCTTATTCAAGGGTTAAGAGGCTATGCAAGCTGGCAAAAGAAAGCTAA